From a single Solanum dulcamara chromosome 4, daSolDulc1.2, whole genome shotgun sequence genomic region:
- the LOC129887375 gene encoding LOW QUALITY PROTEIN: protein AGENET DOMAIN (AGD)-CONTAINING P1 (The sequence of the model RefSeq protein was modified relative to this genomic sequence to represent the inferred CDS: substituted 1 base at 1 genomic stop codon), with product MPLHTTPQCFNKGDAVEVLKTNPFTIWLPSTVLRSTPCKKTRNGQIYVEFQTLSGEESSERRREYVNAGDVRPAPPPYLHSYFKVGDNVEVHYKQKGWRKGKVDDILENSMYFVSLDGVDEEIVKVEQWSLRVYRVWDDGSWLPPLDLQQMRQKNIPEVELKSRGVKLRIKCSRSWKETFSEGMSVEVKCDKKGCYGSWHTAAIVESVGYAKFLVEYQKLKTLNGSQFLKEEVDASCIRPCPPEIRSFHRFEHLDRVDAWFNDGWWEGHIKEVLGGLKYVVCLMTTEEELVFEHSLLRPHQEWVKEKWVTAREFDMTRSSSDMTLKSKELKIRIKCSGRKLEPKFSKGMRVEVKSDEEGYQGSWYTAVIIDSIGQHKFLVEYLTLRTEDESEPLKEKADASDIRPCPPVIQRICRFKILEEVDAWYNEGWWVGLICKILDGLKYMVYFWTTNEELVFDHFTLRPHQEWIDGKWVIAFMKNSKLQVKPKLENFKGQNGGGVVRHTNFCVGAKVEVKSDEGYQGSWYPATIIRPLGNGKYLLRYXTLETDDGTDLLTEEADALFIRPSPPVIQQADQFRPLDEVDAWYNGGWRAGQVCKVLIGSNYTVYFRTANEILEFQHSDLRPHQNWLDGEWIAAKRV from the exons ATGCCACTGCATACAACCCCACAATGCTTCAACAAAGGAGACGCCGTAGAAGTGCTAAAAACCAACCCTTTTACCATCTGGTTACCCTCCACCGTACTCCGATCAACCCCGTGTAAGAAAACTAGAAATGGTCAAATTTACGTTGAGTTCCAGACCCTTTCCGGCGAGGAATCTTCTGAACGCCGGCGAGAGTACGTCAACGCCGGTGATGTACGTCCTGCACCTCCACCGTATCTTCACAGTTACTTCAAGGTTGGTGACAATGTGGAGGTTCATTATAAACAAAAAGGGTGGAGAAAAGGGAAGGTGGATGATATATTGGAGAATTCTATGTATTTCGTTTCACTTGATGGTGTAGACGAAGAAATTGTTAAAGTGGAACAATGGAGTTTGCGGGTTTATCGAGTCTGGGATGATGGTTCTTGGCTTCCTCCTCTGGACCTCCAACAAATGCGCCAG AAAAACATACCAGAGGTAGAGCTGAAATCAAGAGGGGTCAAACTCAGGATAAAGTGTAGCCGATCTTGGAAGGAAACATTTAGCGAAGGGATGTCTGTGGAGGTGAAATGTGATAAAAAAGGTTGCTATGGTTCATGGCATACTGCAGCTATTGTCGAATCTGTTGGCTATGCCAAGTTTTTGGTTGAATACCAGAAACTGAAAACCTTGAACggatctcaatttctcaaagaagAGGTTGATGCTTCATGCATCAGACCGTGTCCACCTGAAATCCGATCATTTCATCGATTTGAACATCTTGATAGGGTAGATGCTTGGTTCAATGATGGATGGTGGGAAGGTCATATAAAAGAAGTTCTTGGTGGTTTGAAGTATGTAGTTTGTTTGATGACCACAGAGGAAGAATTGGTGTTTGAGCATTCTTTGCTGAGGCCTCATCAAGAATGGGTCAAAGAGAAATGGGTTACTGCGAGGGAG tttgatatgacaagaAGTTCATCTGACATGACACTGAAGTCAAAGGAGCTGAAAATCAGGATAAAGTGTAGTGGAAGGAAATTGGAGCCGAAATTCAGCAAAGGGATGAGGGTAGAAGTGAAAAGTGATGAAGAAGGATACCAGGGTTCATGGTACACTGCAGTTATTATTGATTCCATTGGTCAGCATAAGTTTTTGGTGGAATACCTGACACTAAGAACTGAAGACGAATCTGAGCCCCTGAAAGAAAAAGCAGATGCTTCTGACATTAGGCCGTGCCCCCCTGTAATTCAAAGAATTTGCAGATTTAAAATACTTGAAGAAGTTGACGCATGGTATAATGAGGGATGGTGGGTTGGTCTTATATGCAAAATCCTTGACGGCTTAAAGTATATGGTTTATTTTTGGACGACAAATGAGGAACTGGTGTTTGACCATTTCACTTTGAGACCCCATCAAGAGTGGATAGATGGTAAATGGGTCATTGCCTTCATG AAAAACTCTAAACTCCAAGTGAAACCCAAACTTGAAAACTTCAAGGGACAGAATGGTGGAGGAGTAGTCAGGCATACAAACTTTTGTGTTGGTGCAAAGGTGGAGGTGAAGAGTGATGAAGGTTACCAGGGTTCATGGTACCCGGCTACGATTATTAGACCTCTAGGAAATGGGAAGTATCTGCTACGTTACTAGACTCTAGAAACTGATGATGGAACTGACCTCCTGACTGAAGAAGCAGATGCTCTTTTTATAAGGCCTTCTCCCCCTGTAATCCAACAAGCTGACCAATTCAGGCCACTTGATGAAGTTGATGCATGGTATAATGGTGGATGGCGGGCTGGTCAAGTGTGCAAAGTCCTCATAGGTTCAAATTATACGGTCTACTTTCGAACAGCAAATGAGATCTTGGAGTTTCAGCATTCTGATTTGAGGCCCCATCAAAACTGGCTAGATGGAGAATGGATTGCTGCTAAAAGGGTGTGA